Proteins encoded by one window of Halobaculum halobium:
- a CDS encoding ABC transporter permease, whose protein sequence is MSRRAFLARRAGWAVFVVWVVLTGAFLAFVAAPDHNLSILQYGLPPDEARRVAEQYRERMHYDEPLLRRYAHWMWEVGTFQFGRSYVQGRSVNAILAPALRLTLAYLAPGVGLAVLLGVLGGLAVSLWRGLVGRAADAFGHVGAAFPAFLLAEALALLAVGEADIVAQWNSEVGPFAESNPAVLAVAVAVVATTLGATLLRYATAETAAVAGEPFVKRLRANGAPPRRIAAHVLRNAAPPLVALFSIRVLAVLLLGVYLVETALGIPGFGEVTLTAIRDRDVAVILAATLITTLLGVLSTLVEDVVTVVLDPRSGSE, encoded by the coding sequence GTGAGCCGGCGCGCGTTCCTCGCACGCCGGGCCGGCTGGGCAGTGTTCGTCGTCTGGGTCGTGCTCACCGGGGCGTTCCTCGCGTTCGTCGCCGCGCCGGACCACAACCTCAGCATCCTCCAGTACGGGCTTCCGCCGGACGAGGCGCGCCGGGTCGCAGAGCAGTACCGCGAGCGGATGCACTACGACGAGCCGCTGCTCCGCCGATACGCCCACTGGATGTGGGAAGTGGGAACGTTCCAGTTCGGCCGGTCGTACGTGCAGGGTCGATCGGTGAACGCCATCCTCGCGCCGGCGCTGCGGCTCACCCTCGCGTACCTCGCTCCGGGGGTCGGCCTCGCGGTGCTTCTGGGCGTCCTCGGCGGGCTGGCGGTCTCGCTGTGGCGTGGCCTCGTCGGTCGCGCCGCGGACGCGTTCGGTCACGTGGGCGCCGCCTTCCCGGCGTTCCTCCTCGCGGAGGCGCTCGCGCTGCTCGCGGTCGGGGAGGCGGACATCGTCGCACAGTGGAACTCCGAGGTGGGTCCGTTCGCCGAGTCGAATCCGGCCGTCCTCGCGGTCGCCGTCGCGGTCGTCGCGACGACGCTGGGCGCGACGCTGCTGCGCTATGCGACCGCGGAGACGGCCGCCGTGGCGGGGGAGCCGTTCGTGAAACGCCTTCGAGCCAACGGTGCCCCACCGCGACGGATCGCCGCGCACGTGCTCCGCAACGCGGCCCCGCCGCTGGTCGCGCTGTTCTCGATCCGCGTGCTCGCGGTCCTCCTGCTGGGCGTCTATCTCGTCGAGACGGCGCTGGGGATCCCCGGCTTCGGCGAGGTGACGCTGACGGCGATCCGCGACCGCGACGTCGCCGTCATACTCGCGGCCACGCTGATCACGACGCTACTGGGCGTGCTCAGCACGCTCGTCGAGGACGTGGTGACCGTGGTTCTCGACCCTCGATCCGGATCGGAGTGA
- a CDS encoding class I SAM-dependent methyltransferase — translation MWAARRTGVLEALLSTAGTPAAVAAATDVSEQAAERLTEALADLSFFELVDGEYEPTNRALGMLAKRDVRSIGSVPHELDALDELTGLPETLETDVPPERHDAWEANALGAHYASDEQTVRACVTAAVRAAPDADAVVDVCGGSGVYAAEFAARGFDATLVTSPATAELLGRVHGDSVRVYEGTPAALDPRFDVAFLGDALSAMDPAEARAICSTAADLLGGDGAVVATDVFADGDGDVGATVTAEVRGLAAGHGGAHAPEPVRDWLIDAGLTDVRMAAIPGTGRSAAIGTTD, via the coding sequence GTGTGGGCCGCGCGGCGGACGGGCGTGCTGGAGGCGCTGCTGTCGACGGCGGGGACGCCGGCGGCGGTGGCTGCCGCGACTGACGTGTCCGAGCAGGCAGCCGAACGGTTGACCGAGGCGCTGGCGGACCTGAGCTTCTTCGAACTCGTCGACGGCGAGTACGAGCCGACGAATCGCGCGCTCGGCATGCTCGCCAAGCGCGACGTGCGTTCCATCGGGTCGGTCCCGCACGAACTCGACGCGCTCGACGAACTCACCGGGCTGCCGGAGACGCTGGAGACGGACGTCCCGCCCGAGCGCCACGACGCGTGGGAGGCGAACGCGCTGGGCGCCCACTACGCCAGCGACGAGCAGACCGTCCGCGCGTGCGTCACCGCCGCGGTCCGTGCGGCCCCCGACGCCGACGCGGTCGTCGACGTGTGCGGGGGATCGGGCGTGTACGCCGCCGAGTTCGCCGCCCGGGGGTTCGATGCGACGCTGGTCACGTCGCCGGCGACGGCCGAGCTGCTCGGCCGGGTGCACGGCGACAGCGTCCGGGTGTACGAGGGCACCCCCGCGGCCCTCGATCCCCGCTTCGACGTGGCGTTCCTCGGCGACGCCCTCTCCGCGATGGATCCCGCCGAGGCGCGCGCGATCTGCTCGACCGCCGCCGACCTCCTCGGCGGCGACGGCGCCGTCGTCGCGACGGACGTGTTCGCCGACGGCGACGGAGACGTCGGAGCGACGGTCACGGCGGAGGTTCGCGGACTCGCCGCCGGCCACGGCGGTGCCCACGCTCCCGAACCCGTCCGCGACTGGTTGATCGACGCCGGACTCACCGACGTACGGATGGCGGCGATTCCCGGAACCGGGCGCAGCGCCGCGATCGGTACCACCGACTGA
- a CDS encoding oligopeptide/dipeptide ABC transporter ATP-binding protein: MSQPDASAGPASTAADPEPTTDGTDGAAAEPLVVVDDLEKHYPVRSGVLRRRTGAVRAVDGVSFEIGRGEALGLIGESGSGKSTLAETLLHLTEPTGGTVRFDGAPVGDEAGGFDDLRRRTAMVFQDPASSLDPQLTVGESAAEPLRVRGVARRRRRERVATLFERVGLTAAHRDRYPHELSGGQKRRVGIARALALDPAFVVLDEPTAALDVSVQAELLDLLAELREAFDLSLLFVSHDVSVVRRACDRVAVMYAGELVETGATRSVLDDPAHPYTRALAAAVPTPDPRAERPRHSLSGAMPDPADPPDGCRFHTRCPEVIPPEDSGLTSAEYGAVIDLRVDLAGGEVDLDRLRARADGDDADSLGRALRAEYGLPGPDGDAGRALSAAVDDAVAGDDATAVGRIREAFGSPCVRENPERGEGDRDSACHLPTE, translated from the coding sequence ATGAGCCAGCCGGACGCCTCCGCAGGTCCGGCCTCGACCGCCGCGGACCCGGAGCCGACCACCGACGGCACCGACGGCGCAGCCGCGGAGCCGCTGGTGGTCGTCGACGACCTGGAAAAGCACTACCCGGTCCGCTCGGGGGTGTTGCGACGGCGGACCGGGGCGGTCCGCGCGGTCGACGGCGTCTCCTTCGAGATCGGACGCGGGGAGGCGCTCGGGCTCATCGGGGAGTCGGGGAGCGGGAAGTCGACCCTCGCCGAGACGCTGCTCCACTTGACGGAGCCCACGGGCGGGACCGTCCGGTTCGACGGCGCGCCCGTCGGCGATGAGGCGGGCGGATTCGACGACCTCCGCCGGCGAACTGCGATGGTGTTCCAGGACCCGGCGTCGAGCCTCGACCCGCAACTGACGGTGGGGGAATCGGCCGCCGAGCCGCTGCGGGTCCGCGGGGTGGCCCGACGGCGACGCCGCGAGCGCGTGGCGACGCTGTTCGAGCGCGTCGGCCTGACCGCTGCCCACCGCGACCGCTACCCCCACGAGCTCTCGGGCGGCCAGAAGCGCCGCGTCGGCATCGCTCGCGCGCTCGCGTTGGATCCGGCGTTCGTCGTCCTCGACGAGCCCACTGCCGCGCTCGACGTATCCGTGCAGGCGGAGCTACTCGATCTGCTGGCGGAGCTTCGGGAGGCGTTCGACCTCTCGCTCCTGTTCGTTAGCCACGACGTGAGCGTGGTGCGGCGGGCGTGCGACCGCGTCGCCGTCATGTACGCCGGCGAGCTGGTCGAGACTGGGGCGACGAGATCGGTGTTGGACGACCCCGCTCACCCGTACACGCGCGCGCTCGCCGCGGCCGTCCCGACGCCGGATCCCCGAGCCGAACGCCCCCGACACTCCCTCTCGGGGGCCATGCCCGATCCGGCCGACCCGCCGGACGGCTGTCGGTTCCACACGAGATGTCCGGAGGTGATCCCGCCGGAGGACAGCGGCCTCACGAGCGCCGAGTACGGCGCGGTGATCGACCTCCGTGTCGACCTAGCCGGGGGAGAGGTCGACCTCGATCGCCTCCGCGCTCGTGCCGACGGCGACGACGCGGACTCGCTCGGGCGAGCCCTCCGGGCGGAGTACGGTCTCCCCGGTCCCGACGGCGACGCCGGCCGCGCGCTCTCGGCGGCCGTCGACGACGCCGTCGCCGGCGACGACGCGACCGCTGTCGGCCGGATCCGCGAGGCGTTCGGCTCGCCGTGCGTCCGTGAGAACCCCGAGCGCGGGGAGGGCGATCGCGACTCCGCGTGTCACCTGCCGACCGAGTGA
- a CDS encoding ABC transporter permease, with protein MSRAHDSPDDRFAIEAGDRGVTERLRVAPRTLALLVAWTVLGGAALWEAFVTPTGIVPFWGVSAGIIEYLYYASLAVVGWALAPLARRPDLRRLYWRRLRRKPAALVSAAYLLVLWYAATFGARTLSLLGIESTDGIPYGVPAAQPPAWTSVEMSPTIPYCQASLDGNVCPGTWRFPLGTTVDGHGMIHLIVEGARVAVQVSLVTAALVVPTAVLVGTVAAYYGGRVDALLMRYVDLQRVVPAVFVVLLVQETFSRSLVTIVAVFGLFDWDGTARLVRSAAASRVDAGYVRAARDAGMSGPQIVRRHIVPNVSDTVVAAVANRMPTLVLVEAGIAYLGFTNPLARSWGSTIAIGFSRFPELWWTVAFAAIPLVCTVAAMSVLGDALRDVLDSRTEVRR; from the coding sequence GTGAGCCGCGCGCACGACTCCCCCGACGACCGGTTCGCCATCGAGGCTGGCGACCGAGGGGTCACAGAGCGGCTCCGGGTCGCCCCGCGAACGCTCGCGCTGCTCGTCGCCTGGACCGTGCTCGGGGGCGCCGCCCTGTGGGAAGCGTTCGTCACGCCGACGGGGATCGTCCCGTTCTGGGGCGTGTCCGCCGGGATCATCGAGTACCTCTACTACGCGTCGCTGGCGGTCGTCGGGTGGGCGCTTGCACCGCTGGCCCGTCGCCCCGACCTCCGGCGTCTGTACTGGCGGCGGCTCCGCCGGAAGCCCGCGGCGCTCGTGTCTGCCGCGTACCTCCTGGTGTTGTGGTACGCGGCGACGTTCGGCGCGCGGACCCTGTCGCTGCTCGGTATCGAGTCGACCGATGGGATCCCCTACGGCGTGCCGGCGGCGCAGCCGCCCGCCTGGACGAGCGTCGAGATGTCGCCCACGATCCCGTACTGTCAGGCGTCGCTCGACGGCAACGTCTGCCCCGGCACGTGGCGCTTCCCGCTCGGAACGACCGTCGACGGCCACGGGATGATCCACCTGATCGTCGAGGGCGCTCGCGTCGCCGTACAGGTGTCGCTGGTCACGGCCGCGCTCGTCGTTCCGACGGCGGTCCTCGTCGGCACGGTCGCGGCGTACTACGGCGGTCGGGTCGACGCACTCCTGATGCGGTACGTCGACCTCCAGCGGGTCGTCCCGGCGGTGTTCGTCGTCCTGCTGGTGCAGGAGACGTTCAGCCGGAGCCTGGTGACGATCGTCGCCGTGTTCGGGCTGTTCGACTGGGACGGTACCGCCCGCCTCGTGCGGAGCGCGGCCGCCTCGCGGGTCGACGCGGGGTACGTTCGCGCCGCCCGCGACGCCGGCATGAGCGGCCCGCAGATCGTCCGCCGGCACATCGTGCCGAACGTCTCCGACACCGTCGTCGCCGCCGTCGCGAACCGGATGCCGACGCTCGTGCTCGTCGAGGCGGGGATCGCGTACCTCGGGTTCACGAACCCGCTCGCGAGGTCGTGGGGGTCGACCATCGCGATCGGCTTCTCGCGGTTCCCGGAGCTGTGGTGGACGGTCGCCTTCGCCGCGATCCCCCTCGTGTGTACCGTCGCCGCGATGTCCGTGCTCGGCGACGCGCTGCGCGACGTACTCGACTCGCGGACGGAGGTGCGACGGTGA
- a CDS encoding alpha-amylase family glycosyl hydrolase: MDVDANADGTRGPRRADAAAAAEVFADGGHPEWYRDAVVYSLDVKTFQDSDGDGWGDFRGLIDRLDYLEDLGVDCLWLRPFYPSPLRDNGYDVADYRDVDDRLGSLDEFAELVAELDARGMRLVTDLVLNHTSTDHEWFQRAREDPDSKYHDYYLWTSHIDDAYHTGNIFPEFEDGVWSYDEVAGKHYFHQFYGHQPDLNVANPAVQEELFAIAEFWLERGVDGFRIDAAHPMVLPKGHDAHRLDDPQWLFRELKRRARDVNEEAVLLAEADDEPDRLDFYFAGGEGFDGLFNFVGNSHVTYGVGVGDGWPLYRMFEQIPEAEPGGHVWWANFLRNHDEWNLLKLPHEALEHAREEFRQGGDGRDSWIFGRGHRLRLADLYDGDHDRIAMAHSLLLSLPGTPIVNSGDEIGMHADLDLPERQAVRTPMRWDGDEPNAGFSTADPEDLVIPVDGTGWPGVFQADVASQRGVPGSLFERVADAVDARKRSPEVARGDCSIVHVDPDDVWAHRFDHDGRGLLTVHNLASEPREVVVDFDIDPAGAEPVLGSADYRVADSGVAVTLGGCEYLWLRGETREAGGR; the protein is encoded by the coding sequence ATGGATGTCGACGCGAACGCGGACGGGACACGAGGGCCGCGAAGGGCGGACGCGGCGGCGGCCGCCGAGGTGTTCGCCGACGGCGGCCACCCCGAGTGGTATCGCGACGCGGTCGTGTACAGCCTCGACGTGAAGACGTTTCAGGACAGCGACGGCGACGGCTGGGGCGACTTCCGGGGGCTGATCGACCGGCTCGACTACCTGGAAGACCTCGGCGTCGACTGCCTGTGGCTCCGGCCGTTCTACCCCAGTCCGCTCCGCGACAACGGCTACGACGTCGCCGACTACCGCGACGTGGACGACCGGCTCGGATCGCTCGACGAGTTCGCCGAACTCGTCGCCGAACTCGACGCCCGGGGGATGCGCCTCGTCACCGACCTCGTGCTCAATCACACCTCGACCGACCACGAGTGGTTCCAGCGCGCCCGCGAGGACCCCGACTCGAAGTACCACGACTACTACCTGTGGACGAGCCACATCGACGACGCGTATCACACCGGGAACATCTTCCCGGAGTTCGAGGACGGGGTCTGGTCGTACGACGAGGTCGCCGGCAAGCACTACTTCCACCAGTTCTACGGCCACCAACCCGACCTCAACGTCGCCAACCCCGCCGTGCAGGAGGAGCTGTTCGCCATCGCGGAGTTCTGGCTGGAGCGCGGCGTCGACGGCTTCCGGATCGACGCGGCCCACCCGATGGTCCTGCCGAAGGGGCACGACGCCCACCGGCTGGACGATCCACAGTGGCTGTTCCGTGAACTGAAGCGTCGCGCACGCGACGTCAACGAGGAGGCGGTGCTGCTGGCCGAGGCTGACGACGAACCCGACCGGCTTGACTTCTACTTCGCCGGCGGCGAGGGGTTCGACGGGCTGTTCAACTTCGTGGGCAACTCCCACGTCACCTACGGCGTCGGCGTCGGAGACGGCTGGCCGTTGTACCGCATGTTCGAGCAGATCCCGGAGGCCGAACCCGGGGGGCACGTCTGGTGGGCCAACTTCCTTCGCAACCACGACGAGTGGAACCTGCTGAAGCTTCCGCACGAGGCGCTCGAACACGCCCGCGAGGAGTTCCGACAGGGCGGCGACGGGCGCGACTCGTGGATATTCGGGCGCGGACACCGCCTCCGGCTGGCGGACCTGTACGACGGCGACCACGACCGGATCGCGATGGCCCACAGCCTCCTGCTGTCGCTGCCGGGCACCCCGATCGTCAACTCCGGCGACGAGATCGGCATGCACGCGGACCTGGATCTGCCGGAGCGGCAGGCGGTCCGCACGCCGATGCGGTGGGACGGCGACGAGCCGAACGCTGGTTTCTCGACGGCCGACCCCGAGGACCTCGTGATCCCGGTCGACGGCACCGGCTGGCCGGGCGTGTTCCAGGCGGACGTGGCGAGCCAGCGAGGCGTCCCGGGCTCGCTGTTCGAGCGCGTCGCGGACGCGGTCGACGCCAGGAAGCGGTCGCCGGAGGTCGCCCGCGGCGACTGTTCGATCGTCCACGTCGACCCGGACGACGTCTGGGCCCACCGGTTCGACCACGACGGGCGCGGGCTCCTGACGGTCCACAACCTCGCGAGCGAGCCCCGCGAGGTCGTCGTCGACTTCGATATCGACCCGGCCGGTGCCGAACCCGTCCTCGGGAGCGCCGACTACCGCGTCGCCGACAGCGGCGTCGCGGTGACGCTGGGGGGCTGTGAGTACCTCTGGCTCCGGGGGGAGACGCGGGAAGCCGGCGGCCGCTGA
- a CDS encoding MarR family transcriptional regulator, which translates to MNEDGREAVADLPPSAKLVFVVLENHERLTQAALAEETLLPQRTVRYALDELRDAGVLREELNIMDARQRFYSLSDGERDAEDPAVGLASESPASAR; encoded by the coding sequence ATGAACGAAGACGGTCGCGAGGCAGTCGCCGATCTCCCGCCGAGCGCGAAGCTCGTGTTCGTCGTGCTGGAGAACCACGAGCGACTGACCCAGGCGGCGCTCGCCGAGGAGACGCTGCTCCCCCAGCGGACGGTTCGGTACGCCCTCGACGAACTCCGCGACGCCGGCGTGTTGCGCGAGGAGTTGAACATCATGGACGCCCGCCAGCGCTTCTACTCGCTATCTGACGGGGAGCGCGACGCCGAGGATCCGGCAGTCGGCCTCGCGTCGGAGTCGCCGGCGTCGGCCCGCTGA